In Sphingobium sp. B2D3C, a genomic segment contains:
- the thiE gene encoding thiamine phosphate synthase: MTETTQALSLPPCQLYLISPPVIGEDFAARLAEALDGGSVAAFQLRLKGVSEEEVARLAEPLQRLCAERDVAFIVNDSIALAQRLGADGVHLGQGDGDPREARRMLGPSAQIGVTCHDSRHMAMEAGEAGADYVAFGAFYPTTTKEVSHHAEPDLLRWWSSIFEIPCVAIGGITADNAAPLVEAGADFLAVSGAVWNHPDGPRAGVAAFAKVLG, translated from the coding sequence TGACCGAGACCACACAGGCGCTCAGCCTTCCGCCCTGCCAGCTCTACCTGATCTCCCCGCCGGTGATCGGCGAGGATTTCGCCGCCCGCCTTGCCGAGGCGCTGGACGGTGGCAGCGTCGCCGCGTTTCAGCTTCGCCTCAAGGGCGTGAGCGAGGAAGAAGTCGCGCGGCTGGCCGAACCGCTCCAGCGCCTGTGCGCAGAGCGGGATGTCGCCTTCATCGTCAATGACAGCATCGCGCTGGCCCAGCGCCTCGGCGCCGATGGCGTTCATCTGGGGCAGGGGGATGGGGATCCTCGCGAGGCCCGGCGCATGCTCGGCCCCTCGGCCCAGATTGGCGTGACCTGTCATGACAGTCGTCATATGGCGATGGAAGCCGGGGAAGCTGGCGCTGATTATGTCGCCTTCGGGGCCTTCTATCCCACCACCACCAAGGAGGTGAGCCACCATGCGGAACCGGACCTGCTGCGCTGGTGGTCGTCCATCTTTGAAATTCCCTGCGTCGCCATCGGCGGCATCACTGCCGACAATGCAGCGCCGTTGGTCGAGGCTGGCGCCGATTTTCTCGCGGTGAGTGGCGCGGTGTGGAACCACCCTGATGGGCCGCGCGCCGGTGTTGCCGCCTTTGCGAAAGTGCTTGGGTGA